The following proteins are co-located in the Apis mellifera strain DH4 linkage group LG11, Amel_HAv3.1, whole genome shotgun sequence genome:
- the LOC413309 gene encoding uncharacterized protein LOC413309 isoform X3, producing MFSFHKPKVYRSSTGCCICKAKSSSSRFTDSKKYEDDFMECFQLEERRTGEICNACVLLVKRWKKLPAGSNRNWRHVVDARAGPGIKSLTKFKSKNKKKIKDIPEKFEKIMKKKHMYLKADRDREQSPAMSDDLTEDYLNGDGSKGSSRAGSPVGSDDIPVTEKQLDMQDDPESKNDLTVNGFIDLTYFKREIICCGTIFKGRYGEVIVDPSLIKPCIGCIARQQRQQQTNALSCSPVHSSASASPVHSSASASPAHSVESSTETMVSKQASKTFSDSSSDSGYDESSNQGVGENKITKIIQNASATVKPAVKIQPLKSVQLKAIPVSEAVRLKTDVPIKLVPIKQIDQLSCKPLSLVSSANVTLSSSTSHSIVTVPNNPLVDFAMHAASSRQSVSN from the exons ATGTTTAGTTTTCATAAACCAAAAGTGTATCGATCTAGTACTGGATGTTGCATCTGTAAAGCTAAATCAAGCAG ctCAAGATTTAcagatagtaaaaaatatgaagatgATTTTATGGAATGTTTTCAACTTGAGGAAAGAAGGACTGGAGAAATTTGTAATGCATGTGTACTCTTGGTAAAAAGGTGGAAAAAATTACCTGCAGGAAGTAACCGCAATTGGAGACat gttGTAGATGCACGTGCAGGACCTGGTATTAAATCattgacaaaatttaaatcaaaaaataaaaagaaaataaaagatataccggaaaagtttgaaaagattatgaagaaaaaacatatgtatttaaaagcAGATAGAGATCGGGAACAAAGCCCAGCAATGAGTGATGATTTAACAG aagatTATTTGAATGGAGATGGTAGTAAAGGTTCAAGTCGAGCTGGTAGTCCTGTAGGTAGTGATGATATTCCAGTAACTGAAAAACAATTAGATATGCAAGATGATCCAGAGTCAAAGAATGACTTAACTGTCAATggttttattgatttaacatattttaaaag ggAGATTATTTGTTGTGGAACAATATTTAAAGGTCGATATGGAGAAGTAATAGTGGATCCTTCATTGATAAAACCTTGTATTGGTTGTATAGCTagacaacaacgacaacaacaaACAAATGCATTGAGTTGCAGTCCTGTGCATAGTTCTGCATCTGCTAGCCCTGTTCACAGTTCTGCATCTGCTAGTCCTGCCCATAGTGTAGAGTCTAGTACAGAAACAATGGTCTCTAAGCAAGCAAGTAAAACATTTAGTGATTCATCGTCAGATTCTGGCTATGACGAATCTTCCAACCAAGGAGTTGGtgagaataaaattaccaaaattattcaaaatgcaAGTGCTACTGTAAAACCAGCAGTTAAAATACAACCATTGAAGAGTGTTCAATTAAAAGCTATACCAGTATCGGAAGCTGTCAGGTTAAAAACAGATGTACCAATTAAATTGGTACctataaaacaaattgatcAATTATCTTGTAAACCATTATCATTAGTTTCTTCTGCTAATGTTACTTTAAGCAGTAGTACTTCACACTCCATTGTTACCGTCCCAAATAATCCACTTGTCGATTTTGCCATGCACGCAGCCTCTTCTAGGCAATCAGTCTCTAATTAA
- the LOC413309 gene encoding uncharacterized protein LOC413309 isoform X2: MQQSQRRESAQRSSQIWPSPVLKRSSLKIKCKMFSFHKPKVYRSSTGCCICKAKSSSSRFTDSKKYEDDFMECFQLEERRTGEICNACVLLVKRWKKLPAGSNRNWRHVVDARAGPGIKSLTKFKSKNKKKIKDIPEKFEKIMKKKHMYLKADRDREQSPAMSDDLTDYLNGDGSKGSSRAGSPVGSDDIPVTEKQLDMQDDPESKNDLTVNGFIDLTYFKREIICCGTIFKGRYGEVIVDPSLIKPCIGCIARQQRQQQTNALSCSPVHSSASASPVHSSASASPAHSVESSTETMVSKQASKTFSDSSSDSGYDESSNQGVGENKITKIIQNASATVKPAVKIQPLKSVQLKAIPVSEAVRLKTDVPIKLVPIKQIDQLSCKPLSLVSSANVTLSSSTSHSIVTVPNNPLVDFAMHAASSRQSVSN; encoded by the exons ATGCAACAGAGCCAGCGCCGTGAGTCTGCGCAAAGAAGTTCTCAAATCTGGCCGTCACCTGTATTGAAAAG AAGCAGTCTGAAAATAAAGTGCAAAATGTTTAGTTTTCATAAACCAAAAGTGTATCGATCTAGTACTGGATGTTGCATCTGTAAAGCTAAATCAAGCAG ctCAAGATTTAcagatagtaaaaaatatgaagatgATTTTATGGAATGTTTTCAACTTGAGGAAAGAAGGACTGGAGAAATTTGTAATGCATGTGTACTCTTGGTAAAAAGGTGGAAAAAATTACCTGCAGGAAGTAACCGCAATTGGAGACat gttGTAGATGCACGTGCAGGACCTGGTATTAAATCattgacaaaatttaaatcaaaaaataaaaagaaaataaaagatataccggaaaagtttgaaaagattatgaagaaaaaacatatgtatttaaaagcAGATAGAGATCGGGAACAAAGCCCAGCAATGAGTGATGATTTAACAG atTATTTGAATGGAGATGGTAGTAAAGGTTCAAGTCGAGCTGGTAGTCCTGTAGGTAGTGATGATATTCCAGTAACTGAAAAACAATTAGATATGCAAGATGATCCAGAGTCAAAGAATGACTTAACTGTCAATggttttattgatttaacatattttaaaag ggAGATTATTTGTTGTGGAACAATATTTAAAGGTCGATATGGAGAAGTAATAGTGGATCCTTCATTGATAAAACCTTGTATTGGTTGTATAGCTagacaacaacgacaacaacaaACAAATGCATTGAGTTGCAGTCCTGTGCATAGTTCTGCATCTGCTAGCCCTGTTCACAGTTCTGCATCTGCTAGTCCTGCCCATAGTGTAGAGTCTAGTACAGAAACAATGGTCTCTAAGCAAGCAAGTAAAACATTTAGTGATTCATCGTCAGATTCTGGCTATGACGAATCTTCCAACCAAGGAGTTGGtgagaataaaattaccaaaattattcaaaatgcaAGTGCTACTGTAAAACCAGCAGTTAAAATACAACCATTGAAGAGTGTTCAATTAAAAGCTATACCAGTATCGGAAGCTGTCAGGTTAAAAACAGATGTACCAATTAAATTGGTACctataaaacaaattgatcAATTATCTTGTAAACCATTATCATTAGTTTCTTCTGCTAATGTTACTTTAAGCAGTAGTACTTCACACTCCATTGTTACCGTCCCAAATAATCCACTTGTCGATTTTGCCATGCACGCAGCCTCTTCTAGGCAATCAGTCTCTAATTAA
- the LOC413309 gene encoding uncharacterized protein LOC413309 isoform X1 yields MQQSQRRESAQRSSQIWPSPVLKRSSLKIKCKMFSFHKPKVYRSSTGCCICKAKSSSSRFTDSKKYEDDFMECFQLEERRTGEICNACVLLVKRWKKLPAGSNRNWRHVVDARAGPGIKSLTKFKSKNKKKIKDIPEKFEKIMKKKHMYLKADRDREQSPAMSDDLTEDYLNGDGSKGSSRAGSPVGSDDIPVTEKQLDMQDDPESKNDLTVNGFIDLTYFKREIICCGTIFKGRYGEVIVDPSLIKPCIGCIARQQRQQQTNALSCSPVHSSASASPVHSSASASPAHSVESSTETMVSKQASKTFSDSSSDSGYDESSNQGVGENKITKIIQNASATVKPAVKIQPLKSVQLKAIPVSEAVRLKTDVPIKLVPIKQIDQLSCKPLSLVSSANVTLSSSTSHSIVTVPNNPLVDFAMHAASSRQSVSN; encoded by the exons ATGCAACAGAGCCAGCGCCGTGAGTCTGCGCAAAGAAGTTCTCAAATCTGGCCGTCACCTGTATTGAAAAG AAGCAGTCTGAAAATAAAGTGCAAAATGTTTAGTTTTCATAAACCAAAAGTGTATCGATCTAGTACTGGATGTTGCATCTGTAAAGCTAAATCAAGCAG ctCAAGATTTAcagatagtaaaaaatatgaagatgATTTTATGGAATGTTTTCAACTTGAGGAAAGAAGGACTGGAGAAATTTGTAATGCATGTGTACTCTTGGTAAAAAGGTGGAAAAAATTACCTGCAGGAAGTAACCGCAATTGGAGACat gttGTAGATGCACGTGCAGGACCTGGTATTAAATCattgacaaaatttaaatcaaaaaataaaaagaaaataaaagatataccggaaaagtttgaaaagattatgaagaaaaaacatatgtatttaaaagcAGATAGAGATCGGGAACAAAGCCCAGCAATGAGTGATGATTTAACAG aagatTATTTGAATGGAGATGGTAGTAAAGGTTCAAGTCGAGCTGGTAGTCCTGTAGGTAGTGATGATATTCCAGTAACTGAAAAACAATTAGATATGCAAGATGATCCAGAGTCAAAGAATGACTTAACTGTCAATggttttattgatttaacatattttaaaag ggAGATTATTTGTTGTGGAACAATATTTAAAGGTCGATATGGAGAAGTAATAGTGGATCCTTCATTGATAAAACCTTGTATTGGTTGTATAGCTagacaacaacgacaacaacaaACAAATGCATTGAGTTGCAGTCCTGTGCATAGTTCTGCATCTGCTAGCCCTGTTCACAGTTCTGCATCTGCTAGTCCTGCCCATAGTGTAGAGTCTAGTACAGAAACAATGGTCTCTAAGCAAGCAAGTAAAACATTTAGTGATTCATCGTCAGATTCTGGCTATGACGAATCTTCCAACCAAGGAGTTGGtgagaataaaattaccaaaattattcaaaatgcaAGTGCTACTGTAAAACCAGCAGTTAAAATACAACCATTGAAGAGTGTTCAATTAAAAGCTATACCAGTATCGGAAGCTGTCAGGTTAAAAACAGATGTACCAATTAAATTGGTACctataaaacaaattgatcAATTATCTTGTAAACCATTATCATTAGTTTCTTCTGCTAATGTTACTTTAAGCAGTAGTACTTCACACTCCATTGTTACCGTCCCAAATAATCCACTTGTCGATTTTGCCATGCACGCAGCCTCTTCTAGGCAATCAGTCTCTAATTAA
- the LOC113219068 gene encoding uncharacterized protein LOC113219068: MHRTKDVRKQKTDMAHGTVQFAAIVNSFPSHYFNQPCLHEYVEYMFEILNKYDIPSNQFFENYLFDSFQTTYITTLTDMYLERIIIKKVSDMIPATSGHAMTDDTARTNKQVYLPSGTPRRLFGVLSIQR; encoded by the exons ATGCACCGAACGAAGGACGTGCGCAAGCAAAAGACCGACATGGCGCATGGCACAGTACAGTTCGCCGCCATCGTCAATTCCTTCCCTTCCCACTATTTTAACCAACCCTGTCTCCATGAATACGTAGAATATatgttcgaaatattaaataaatatgatattccctcgaatcaattttttgaaaattatttgttcgatTCTTTTCAAACAACATATATAACAACACTAACTGACATGTACCttgaacgaataataatcaaaaaagtcAGTGATATGATACCCGCCACAAGCGGGCACGCCATGACAGATGATACGGCACGCACAAACAAACAAGTCTACTTGCCAAGTGGAACACCGCGCAG GTTATTCGGTGTCCTGTCAATACAACGATGA
- the LOC409863 gene encoding ras-related protein Rab-21 — translation MASSISNTNNVYNFKVVLLGEGCVGKTSVALRYVENKFNDRHISTLQASFLNKKLTIHEKKVNLAIWDTAGQEKFHALGPIYYRMSNGAIIVYDVTDYDTFLRVINWVTELRKMLGSGICLAIAGNKIDLEKDRRVYIEEAEEFANKAGAMHFHISAKLNENIEEMFFQLTVRMIEHADLMEQKSTLSRTSSIRRNVVVVEDEGEESEPIKSSCCGGSSHTS, via the exons atggCTAGTTCAATTAGTAACACCAATAATGTCTATAATTTCAAAGTTGTGTTGCTTGGCGAAGGATGTGTTGGAAAAACTTCTGTTGCATTACGATATgttgaaaacaaatttaacgATAGACATATCAGCACATTGCAG gcttcctttttaaataaaaaattgactaTACATGAAAAGAAAGTAAACTTGGCAATATGGGATACTGCTGgtcaagaaaaatttcatgcaTTGGGaccaatttattatagaatgtcAAATGGTGCCATTATAGTTTATGATGTTACTGATTACGATACATTCTTAagg GTTATAAATTGGGTTACAGAACTTAGGAAAATGTTAGGCAGTGGAATTTGTTTAGCAATAgctggaaataaaatagatcttGAAAAGGATAGACGTGTTTATATCGAAGAAGCAGAAGA gttTGCTAATAAAGCAGGAGCTAtgcattttcatatttctgccaaattaaatgaaaatattgaagaaatgttttttcaattaacaGTACGAATGATAGAACATGCAGATCTAATGGAACAAAAATCTACATTATCAAGAACAAGTAGTATACGTCGTAATGTTGTTGTGGTTGAAGATGAAGGTGAAGAAAGTGAACCAATTAAGAGTTCCTGTTGTGGTGGTTCTTCACATACATCTTAA
- the LOC551838 gene encoding rho GTPase-activating protein 1 isoform X1, which produces MEADYQPTLNPTRTLTAIANEVEDPYPSLSDYHDYEPNLEFDDTELQTTSNNALEEKDLINSAGTRLNYLESPVSDGTIEENFEEALVDAPVIKSAEDLAALDGELADEEDYLDISRYGIVEVVGDDNAGRKVIVVSACKLPPVGKETFNYAKLLRYLTHTLDTFVEQDYSLVYFHYGLTSKNKPPLSWLWQAYKAFDRKYKKNLKALYLVHPTNFIRIVWQIFKPAISAKFGRKMMYVNYLEELAQYINLDQLIIPPQVIEHNEQLMLKNKKNLPTSPPQSTVTTPVGTTQFGASLTFIKENNNGDPIPPIVRQCIEFLDMPDALETEGIFRRSANVAVVKELQNRCNQGLPIDFQGDPHIAAVLLKTFLRELDEPLMTYDLYDEITQFQALSKDERPRRVKILVLEKLPEDNYQVLKYIVQFLSRVMDRSDLNKMTSSNLAVVFGPNLVRAPPSRGMSLSAIGPINQFIDFLFTHQDKIFII; this is translated from the exons ATGGAAGCAGACTATCAACCGACGCTAAATCCAACGCGAACTTTGACAG CAATAGCTAATGAAGTCGAAGACCCATACCCAAGTTTGTCAGATTATCATGATTATGAGCCCAACTTGGAGTTCGATGATACTGAATTACAAACTACTTCAAATAAtg cttTAGAAGAAAAGGATTTAATTAACAGTGCAGGAactagattaaattatttggagAGTCCAGTAAGCGATGGAACAATTGAAGAAAACTTTGAAGAAGCTTTGGTAGATGCTCCAGTTATCAAATCCG CAGAGGATCTTGCTGCATTAGATGGTGAACTTGCGGATGAAGAAGATTATCTTGATATATCAAGATATGGCATTGTAGAAGTGGTTGGTGATGATAATGCTGGGCGTAAAGTAATAGTAGTATCTGCATGTAAATTGCCTCCTGTtggaaaagaaacttttaattatgcaAAACTTCTCAG GTATCTCACACATACTTTAGACACATTTGTAGAGCAAGACTATAGTCtagtttattttcattatggtCTTACTTCAAAAAATAAACCACCATTGTCTTGGTTATGGCAAGCATATAAAGCTTTTgacagaaaatataaaaaaaatttgaaagcatTATATTTGGTGCATCcaactaattttattagaattgtaTGGCAAATATTTAAGCCAGCTATTAg tgcaAAGTTTGGTCGAAAAATGATGTATGTCAATTACTTAGAAGAATTAGCACAATACATTAATCTTGATCAACTTATTATACCTCCTCAAGTAATAGA acaCAATGAACAGCTAatgttaaagaataaaaagaatttaccaACAAGTCCACCTCAGAGTACGGTAACAACACCAGTTGGTACCACTCAATTTGGAGCAAGTCTcacttttattaaagaaaataacaatggCGATCCTATACCACCAATAGTGCGACAATGCATTGAATTTCTTGATATGCCTGATg CATTAGAAACAGAAGGGATATTTAGAAGATCAGCTAATGTGGCAGTAGTTAAAGAACTTCAAAATCGTTGTAATCAAGGATTACCAATTGATTTTCAAGGAGACCCGCATATAGCAGCTGTTCTTCTTAAAACATTTCTTCGAGAATTAGATGAACCACTTATGACGTATGAtttatatgatgaaataaCACAATTTCAAG ctcTATCAAAAGATGAGCGTCCAAGAAGAGTTAAAATATTGGTACTTGAAAAACTTCCAGAAGATAATTATCAAgtgttaaaatatatcgtacaatttttatcaagg gTAATGGATAGATCTGATTTAAACAAAATGACATCAAGTAATCTTGCTGTTGTATTTGGTCCAAATCTTGTCAGAGCACCACCATCACGTGGAATGTCACTTTCCGCAATAGGTcccattaatcaatttatagacTTTTTATTTACCCATcaggataaaatatttattatataa
- the LOC551838 gene encoding rho GTPase-activating protein 1 isoform X2 yields MEADYQPTLNPTRTLTAIANEVEDPYPSLSDYHDYEPNLEFDDTELQTTSNNALEEKDLINSAGTRLNYLESPVSDGTIEENFEEALVDAPVIKSDGELADEEDYLDISRYGIVEVVGDDNAGRKVIVVSACKLPPVGKETFNYAKLLRYLTHTLDTFVEQDYSLVYFHYGLTSKNKPPLSWLWQAYKAFDRKYKKNLKALYLVHPTNFIRIVWQIFKPAISAKFGRKMMYVNYLEELAQYINLDQLIIPPQVIEHNEQLMLKNKKNLPTSPPQSTVTTPVGTTQFGASLTFIKENNNGDPIPPIVRQCIEFLDMPDALETEGIFRRSANVAVVKELQNRCNQGLPIDFQGDPHIAAVLLKTFLRELDEPLMTYDLYDEITQFQALSKDERPRRVKILVLEKLPEDNYQVLKYIVQFLSRVMDRSDLNKMTSSNLAVVFGPNLVRAPPSRGMSLSAIGPINQFIDFLFTHQDKIFII; encoded by the exons ATGGAAGCAGACTATCAACCGACGCTAAATCCAACGCGAACTTTGACAG CAATAGCTAATGAAGTCGAAGACCCATACCCAAGTTTGTCAGATTATCATGATTATGAGCCCAACTTGGAGTTCGATGATACTGAATTACAAACTACTTCAAATAAtg cttTAGAAGAAAAGGATTTAATTAACAGTGCAGGAactagattaaattatttggagAGTCCAGTAAGCGATGGAACAATTGAAGAAAACTTTGAAGAAGCTTTGGTAGATGCTCCAGTTATCAAATCCG ATGGTGAACTTGCGGATGAAGAAGATTATCTTGATATATCAAGATATGGCATTGTAGAAGTGGTTGGTGATGATAATGCTGGGCGTAAAGTAATAGTAGTATCTGCATGTAAATTGCCTCCTGTtggaaaagaaacttttaattatgcaAAACTTCTCAG GTATCTCACACATACTTTAGACACATTTGTAGAGCAAGACTATAGTCtagtttattttcattatggtCTTACTTCAAAAAATAAACCACCATTGTCTTGGTTATGGCAAGCATATAAAGCTTTTgacagaaaatataaaaaaaatttgaaagcatTATATTTGGTGCATCcaactaattttattagaattgtaTGGCAAATATTTAAGCCAGCTATTAg tgcaAAGTTTGGTCGAAAAATGATGTATGTCAATTACTTAGAAGAATTAGCACAATACATTAATCTTGATCAACTTATTATACCTCCTCAAGTAATAGA acaCAATGAACAGCTAatgttaaagaataaaaagaatttaccaACAAGTCCACCTCAGAGTACGGTAACAACACCAGTTGGTACCACTCAATTTGGAGCAAGTCTcacttttattaaagaaaataacaatggCGATCCTATACCACCAATAGTGCGACAATGCATTGAATTTCTTGATATGCCTGATg CATTAGAAACAGAAGGGATATTTAGAAGATCAGCTAATGTGGCAGTAGTTAAAGAACTTCAAAATCGTTGTAATCAAGGATTACCAATTGATTTTCAAGGAGACCCGCATATAGCAGCTGTTCTTCTTAAAACATTTCTTCGAGAATTAGATGAACCACTTATGACGTATGAtttatatgatgaaataaCACAATTTCAAG ctcTATCAAAAGATGAGCGTCCAAGAAGAGTTAAAATATTGGTACTTGAAAAACTTCCAGAAGATAATTATCAAgtgttaaaatatatcgtacaatttttatcaagg gTAATGGATAGATCTGATTTAAACAAAATGACATCAAGTAATCTTGCTGTTGTATTTGGTCCAAATCTTGTCAGAGCACCACCATCACGTGGAATGTCACTTTCCGCAATAGGTcccattaatcaatttatagacTTTTTATTTACCCATcaggataaaatatttattatataa